A window from Primulina eburnea isolate SZY01 chromosome 2, ASM2296580v1, whole genome shotgun sequence encodes these proteins:
- the LOC140824254 gene encoding secreted RxLR effector protein 161-like: protein MQDCKPTDAPVAKGDKFILKQCPKNDFEEKEMPKVPYASAVGRLMYAQVCTRPDIAYVTGMLGRYLSNPRVEHWKAVKRVLRYLQRTKDYMLIYRRLDQLEIIGYTDSDFARCQDSMKSTSDYIYLLAGGFISWKSAKQSLIASSTMAAEFVTCYKASNHGIWLQNFVTGLRIVDGIEKPLRLHCDNKSTVMYSNNNWSSTKSKHIDIKFLVVKERIQSAKLSIEHIGTNSMVADPLTKALPPK, encoded by the coding sequence ATGCAAGATTGTAAACCAACAGATGCCCCTGTGGCTAAGGGAGACAAATTTATTCTCAAACAATGCCCAAAGAATGATTTTGAGGAAAAAGAAATGCCGAAGGTTCCCTATGCATCTGCAGTGGGGAGGCTGATGTATGCTCAGGTTTGTACACGTCCAGATATTGCGTACGTGACAGGAATGTTGGGACGATATTTAAGTAATCCAAGAGTGGAACATTGGAAAGCAGTCAAAAGGGTTTTACGGTATCTACAGAGAACAAAAGATTACATGCTCATATATCGGAGGTTGGATCAGCTTGAGATCATTGGGTATACTGACTCCGATTTTGCAAGATGCCAAGATAGTATGAAATCTACGTCGGACTACATCTATCTCCTTGCTGGAGGTTTCATTTCGTGGAAGAGTGCTAAACAGTCACTTATAGCTTCTTCCACCATGGCAGCTGAGTTTGTAACGTGTTATAAGGCATCCAATCATGGAATATGGCTGCAAAATTTTGTCACGGGACTGCGCATTGTTGATGGCATTGAAAAGCCACTAAGATTACATTGTGACAATAAATCAACAGTTATGTATTCCAATAAcaactggagctcgacgaagtcaaaacatattgacatcaAGTTTCTGGTTGTTAAAGAAAGAATTCAGAGTGCAAAGTTGTCTATTGAGCATATCGGTACAAACTCCATGGTTGCGGATCCGCTTACTAAGGCACTACCACCCAAATAG